A genomic segment from Bradyrhizobium diazoefficiens USDA 110 encodes:
- a CDS encoding TetR/AcrR family transcriptional regulator codes for MTELSTMKDGVANQAEASDRVLQILAEAGRLFASKGFEGTSMRDIALACGISKSLLYHHFSNKDEIYARVAVGSTLELYLFVRDRIPDGPPSQKIRAFMVATAEYFRRYRWAWIASTTAFWNDPDRRRHKERLTRRDRFENFLRGLIQEAIDAGEIRKVDVPMTGRLILSSLNWMHRWYNPNKSATPEQIAEIFFDMLFNGLRSGELIELPGAEPPRAGRRKSR; via the coding sequence ATGACCGAACTGTCAACGATGAAGGATGGCGTTGCGAACCAGGCCGAGGCCTCGGACCGCGTGCTTCAGATCCTCGCCGAGGCCGGGCGGCTGTTCGCCAGCAAGGGATTTGAGGGGACTTCGATGCGCGACATCGCGCTCGCCTGCGGCATCTCCAAGTCGCTCCTCTACCATCATTTCTCCAACAAGGACGAGATCTACGCGCGGGTGGCGGTCGGCTCGACGCTCGAACTCTACCTTTTCGTGCGCGACCGCATTCCCGACGGGCCGCCGTCGCAGAAGATTCGTGCTTTCATGGTCGCCACGGCGGAATACTTCCGGCGCTATCGCTGGGCCTGGATCGCCTCCACGACCGCCTTCTGGAACGATCCCGACCGACGGCGGCACAAGGAGAGGCTGACGCGCCGCGACCGTTTCGAGAACTTTCTGCGCGGCCTGATCCAGGAAGCCATCGACGCCGGCGAAATCCGCAAGGTCGACGTTCCCATGACCGGCCGGCTGATCCTCTCTTCGCTCAATTGGATGCATCGCTGGTACAATCCCAACAAATCCGCAACCCCGGAACAGATCGCGGAGATATTCTTCGACATGCTGTTCAACGGGCTGCGGAGCGGGGAGTTGATCGAACTTCCCGGCGCCGAGCCGCCTCGCGCCGGCCGGCGAAAATCACGCTGA
- a CDS encoding tripartite tricarboxylate transporter substrate binding protein, with the protein MPRISRRQATTLIAGALVAPLGAPAIVRARASQIFIIVPYAPGGSIDSLMRSIAKAMAETLDQPVLVDNKPGANGIVGSQYVARAPKDGSVLLAGGTGPISLNVLLRKNLPYKLEDFASVAMLCNGPLSLTVNARTPAADVKSFVTYAKGRDKPLFYATLGPGSVTHLFGIMMGKSMGFAVTEVAYRNNPASIMETLSGECDLNFATPAAVIEHARGGQLRILAVSSDKRMTSLPEIPTLAESGYPDLTASFWTALHAPAGTPRDVIARLNAAANAAMQKPEIAKQLETDGLMVDTGAPERLDAQLTKDAALWGPVIKAQNIALE; encoded by the coding sequence ATGCCCAGGATCAGCCGACGCCAGGCGACAACTCTCATCGCCGGCGCCCTCGTCGCCCCGCTTGGCGCGCCTGCAATCGTGAGGGCCCGCGCGTCGCAGATCTTCATCATCGTGCCCTATGCGCCCGGCGGCTCCATCGACAGCCTGATGCGCTCGATCGCGAAGGCCATGGCGGAAACCTTGGACCAGCCCGTTCTCGTCGACAACAAGCCGGGCGCCAACGGTATCGTCGGATCGCAATATGTCGCGCGCGCGCCGAAGGACGGATCGGTCCTGCTGGCCGGCGGCACCGGGCCGATTTCGCTGAACGTGCTGCTCCGCAAGAACTTGCCCTACAAGCTCGAGGACTTCGCCTCGGTCGCCATGCTCTGCAACGGGCCGCTGTCGCTGACCGTGAACGCACGGACGCCGGCCGCCGACGTGAAGAGCTTCGTCACCTACGCCAAGGGGCGCGACAAGCCGCTGTTCTACGCCACGCTCGGTCCGGGCAGCGTCACGCATTTGTTCGGGATCATGATGGGCAAGTCGATGGGATTTGCCGTCACCGAGGTTGCCTATCGCAACAATCCGGCCTCCATCATGGAGACACTGTCAGGAGAATGCGATCTCAACTTCGCAACGCCCGCCGCCGTGATCGAGCATGCGCGCGGCGGCCAGCTTCGCATCCTCGCGGTCTCCTCGGACAAGCGCATGACGAGCTTGCCCGAGATACCGACGCTCGCCGAATCCGGCTATCCCGACCTCACCGCATCGTTCTGGACCGCGCTCCACGCCCCGGCGGGCACGCCGCGCGATGTCATCGCGCGGCTGAACGCGGCAGCCAACGCCGCGATGCAGAAGCCCGAGATCGCAAAGCAGCTCGAAACCGATGGCCTGATGGTCGATACCGGCGCACCGGAGCGGCTCGACGCCCAATTGACCAAGGACGCCGCGCTCTGGGGACCGGTGATCAAGGCGCAGAACATCGCCCTGGAATGA